In the genome of Paenibacillus pabuli, one region contains:
- a CDS encoding ROK family transcriptional regulator translates to MKSFLPNDIKDENRKIIFDILMQNPELAKVEIAEKTAMSFVTVSKIVNFFEEIGLLTTTGESREGSGGLGRKRTVYRFNENSYVTIGIQIIGKRITAVLINLYSKIIDSYSVETDVPFYTEPFVSIFENIISRMKDAATKTNSIVVGIGVGVDGAINTRKKTIRMRIQDYKEQDYPYEQIIRNFMDRVNLPILLENDVNAATVAEFRNLENAGQAPTDIVHIAVGEGIGGGLILNKRLHRGFNASAGELEYMCFDPEYRRSPSSVGWLESRLGMQHLLSRYDLGSDSEVEACADYVGKHLALTMINIISVLDIEQVIISGKTAALFPERILERTRYYVGQYVEWTPTITYSDMYHSTAVGAAVLSLQNEMIHVISG, encoded by the coding sequence ATGAAGTCTTTTTTGCCGAATGATATCAAGGATGAGAATCGAAAGATCATCTTTGATATTCTGATGCAAAATCCGGAATTGGCCAAGGTAGAAATCGCGGAAAAAACGGCAATGAGTTTTGTAACCGTCAGCAAAATCGTCAATTTCTTTGAAGAAATCGGGCTGTTGACCACAACCGGAGAGAGTCGGGAAGGCTCTGGCGGTTTGGGAAGAAAAAGAACGGTTTACCGGTTTAATGAAAACAGCTACGTAACGATCGGAATTCAAATTATAGGCAAAAGAATAACGGCCGTGCTGATCAACCTTTACAGCAAAATTATTGATTCATATTCCGTGGAAACCGACGTTCCATTTTATACCGAACCGTTTGTCTCGATTTTTGAGAATATCATTTCGCGCATGAAAGATGCAGCAACAAAGACAAACAGCATTGTCGTAGGCATCGGCGTCGGGGTTGACGGAGCGATTAACACCAGAAAGAAAACGATCAGAATGCGAATTCAGGATTATAAGGAACAGGATTATCCGTACGAGCAGATCATCCGGAATTTCATGGACCGTGTGAACTTGCCTATTCTCCTTGAGAACGATGTAAATGCCGCTACTGTGGCGGAGTTTCGCAATCTGGAGAACGCTGGCCAAGCACCGACGGATATCGTGCATATTGCGGTTGGAGAAGGGATCGGGGGCGGTCTGATTCTCAATAAGAGACTTCACAGAGGGTTCAATGCAAGCGCGGGAGAACTGGAGTATATGTGCTTCGATCCGGAATACCGGCGGTCGCCGTCTTCCGTCGGTTGGCTGGAGAGCAGGTTGGGAATGCAGCATTTGTTAAGCAGGTATGATCTTGGTTCAGACTCGGAAGTCGAAGCTTGCGCAGATTACGTGGGCAAACATCTTGCCCTCACCATGATCAATATCATCAGCGTTCTGGACATCGAACAGGTTATTATCAGCGGCAAGACGGCAGCGCTGTTCCCCGAGCGGATTTTGGAGAGAACAAGATATTACGTCGGGCAATATGTGGAATGGACCCCAACGATTACTTACAGTGATATGTACCATTCGACTGCGGTTGGAGCTGCTGTACTCTCGCTTCAGAATGAAATGATCCACGTCATATCCGGATAG
- a CDS encoding alpha/beta fold hydrolase, with translation MNMLIKVNGIDIAYDSYGNEKDETILLIAGLGTQMIRWTVPFCEMLAARGFRVIRFDNRDTGLSTHFNHYATLDFEALAKTLMSGQHPVIPYTLNDMSDDTIGLLDALGIQKAHVVGRSMGGMIAQLVASRYPERILSLTSIMSTTGNPELPPTSPDVMELMTRPAPNPMEDEAGYLAHSAALARRIAGTGYPFDENEYHSIIREEVQRAYDPGSVGRQIAAIAVSGDRRPQLAKVNVPSLVIHGVDDPMFVPACGKDTAHAISGAEFMLLEGMGHDLPEQLFETVVDGIVRTARRKG, from the coding sequence ATGAATATGTTAATAAAAGTAAACGGTATTGATATCGCCTATGATAGCTATGGCAACGAAAAGGACGAAACCATTCTTCTGATTGCCGGGCTTGGAACCCAAATGATCCGGTGGACCGTTCCATTTTGTGAGATGTTGGCGGCGCGCGGATTTCGAGTCATTCGCTTTGACAATCGTGATACCGGCCTATCTACACACTTTAACCATTACGCTACGTTAGATTTTGAAGCACTCGCAAAAACTCTAATGTCGGGACAGCACCCGGTTATTCCATACACGCTCAACGATATGTCTGATGATACGATTGGACTGCTAGATGCTCTTGGAATACAAAAGGCGCATGTCGTTGGACGCTCGATGGGCGGCATGATTGCTCAGCTTGTTGCCAGCCGATATCCGGAGCGTATTTTATCTCTTACTTCCATCATGTCAACAACAGGAAATCCCGAACTCCCACCAACATCGCCTGATGTAATGGAGTTAATGACTCGGCCGGCACCAAACCCAATGGAGGATGAGGCAGGATACTTAGCTCATAGTGCTGCTTTGGCCAGACGTATTGCCGGTACAGGTTATCCATTTGACGAGAACGAATACCATTCAATTATTCGAGAAGAGGTTCAGCGAGCTTATGATCCGGGGAGTGTAGGGCGGCAAATTGCAGCTATTGCTGTTTCTGGAGACCGTCGTCCTCAATTGGCAAAAGTAAATGTTCCATCATTAGTAATCCATGGGGTGGATGACCCTATGTTTGTCCCAGCATGCGGAAAAGACACGGCTCATGCCATCTCTGGTGCAGAATTCATGTTACTTGAAGGCATGGGACATGATCTGCCGGAACAGTTGTTTGAAACTGTTGTTGATGGAATCGTACGGACAGCCCGACGCAAAGGATAG